The Methanobrevibacter sp. DNA segment CAGATGTTGATGTGGCAAAGTTTATGGCCCAATTATATGTTCCTACTAAAAAACATTTAGATATTTTAGATCCGGGAGCAGGTTCAGGCATACTCTCTGCTGCCATTATCTCAGAATTGGAAAATACTGATGTTGAATCAATAAATTTAACTTTATATGAAAATGATTCTCGCATCTTACCTTTACTTCAGAATAATTTAAAATTCATCTCAGAAAACACATCTAAAGATTTAAAATATGAAATCATTGAAGAAAATTATATACTTAACAATTCATTCAGCATTGAATCTCAAGAGTTTTGCAAGAAAGAGTATGATCTTGTCATTGCCAATCCACCTTATTTTAAGATATCAAGAAAAGCACCAGAAGCTCAATTGATGGAATCGATATGTTATGGAGCGCCAAATATCTATTTCTTATTCATGGCTATGTCCTTACATCACTTATCAAAAGATTCAGAAATGGTATTCATTGTTCCTAGAAGTTGGACTTCAGGAGCTTACTTTAAAAAATTTAGGGAATATCTCTTAAGTGCTGGAAAAATTAAACAAATTCATCTGTTTGTCAGTAGAGATAATGTTTTCAATAAGCAGAATGTATTGCAGGAAACAATAATTATTCATGTAATCAAATCTAAAAAGCCTTTGGAATCTATAAAGATTTCTTCATCATCCAATAATGATTTTAGTGATATTGATGAATTTGAAGTCCCTTATAATTTAGCTATTTCCAATGATGAAAATCATTTTGTTTATTTGCCTACTAACAAAGAGGAAGTAAAAGTTTTAAATGACGTTCATAAATTTGATAGTTCTTTTTTAACAGAAGAAATAAAATTACGGACTGGTTTAACAGTAGATTTTCGAAATAATGACTATCTGGAAGAGAAATCAAATAAAAATAATGTTCCTTTATTTTATCCTTTCCATTTCAACAATAATTTTATCAATTTTCCTGTA contains these protein-coding regions:
- a CDS encoding N-6 DNA methylase, whose product is MLNFVSDETNSFLNSISKEDRKKIGQFFTDVDVAKFMAQLYVPTKKHLDILDPGAGSGILSAAIISELENTDVESINLTLYENDSRILPLLQNNLKFISENTSKDLKYEIIEENYILNNSFSIESQEFCKKEYDLVIANPPYFKISRKAPEAQLMESICYGAPNIYFLFMAMSLHHLSKDSEMVFIVPRSWTSGAYFKKFREYLLSAGKIKQIHLFVSRDNVFNKQNVLQETIIIHVIKSKKPLESIKISSSSNNDFSDIDEFEVPYNLAISNDENHFVYLPTNKEEVKVLNDVHKFDSSFLTEEIKLRTGLTVDFRNNDYLEEKSNKNNVPLFYPFHFNNNFINFPVEHDKKQYVNMAKKGLIQENKDYLFLKRFTSKEEKRRLQPAIYLKEDFSNYDYISTENKINFIESTNDDDLSKEQIYGLFVIFNSTLYDKYYRILNGSTQVNANEINSLNIPSRSSLEKLGSILINKNDYSVKSCDEILESIL